Proteins co-encoded in one Acidobacteriota bacterium genomic window:
- the ruvC gene encoding crossover junction endodeoxyribonuclease RuvC — protein sequence MRVFGIDCGTEFTGYGVIEVDSEAKMPRLIHLAAGTIRLNKKDKTPQRLAQVYAELTAMMAVHQPDVVAVEEVFFSANAKSALKLGQVRGVALLAAAASGLPVAEYAPLKIKSAVVGYGLAAKEQVQFMVTRLLELDAAPESPDAADALAIAICHIHSAQTLMLQGAVR from the coding sequence ATGCGTGTCTTCGGAATCGACTGCGGAACGGAGTTCACCGGGTACGGCGTGATTGAGGTGGACAGCGAGGCAAAGATGCCTCGTCTGATACATCTTGCCGCAGGCACAATTCGACTGAACAAGAAAGACAAGACGCCCCAGCGGCTGGCACAGGTCTATGCGGAGTTGACCGCTATGATGGCGGTGCACCAGCCGGATGTTGTGGCGGTTGAAGAGGTCTTCTTTTCGGCGAATGCGAAGTCGGCGCTGAAACTTGGCCAGGTTCGCGGTGTTGCATTGCTGGCTGCGGCGGCCTCGGGGTTGCCAGTCGCAGAGTACGCTCCATTGAAGATCAAGAGTGCCGTGGTCGGCTATGGCCTGGCGGCTAAAGAGCAGGTGCAGTTTATGGTGACACGGTTGCTGGAACTGGACGCTGCTCCAGAATCACCCGATGCCGCGGACGCGCTGGCGATTGCGATCTGCCATATCCACTCAGCGCAGACGCTGATGCTTCAGGGCGCAGTGCGATGA
- the rsmA gene encoding ribosomal RNA small subunit methyltransferase A, translating into MKRKPKLGQNFLVDDRAKHAIVDALGDLSRRTVIEIGPGRGAITDILAPRCKRLIALELDRDLAPALAQRFATQPQVEVIETDILDADFAGLVHPGETADVIGNLPYYITSDILLRLFSAGSNGLLSRAVVMMQREVADRVAASPGVRDYGLLSATAQMNAQVEHLFTLPPGAFSPPPEVYSTVLRLTFAPRFAELNVDPAGFDRFLKQSFAQKRKTLENNLRAAGYPQADLSAAWPLDISRQIRAESLGLEAMARIYRTLAKK; encoded by the coding sequence GTGAAGCGTAAACCGAAACTCGGGCAGAACTTTCTCGTCGACGATCGCGCCAAACATGCCATCGTCGATGCTCTTGGCGACCTCAGCCGGCGCACTGTAATCGAGATCGGCCCCGGCCGCGGCGCCATCACCGATATTCTCGCCCCGCGCTGCAAAAGACTGATAGCCCTCGAACTGGACCGCGATCTGGCTCCCGCACTGGCACAGCGTTTCGCCACGCAGCCTCAGGTTGAGGTTATCGAAACCGACATACTCGATGCCGACTTTGCCGGTCTTGTCCACCCAGGCGAGACCGCCGACGTCATCGGAAACCTCCCCTACTACATCACCTCCGACATCCTCCTCAGGCTTTTTTCCGCTGGCTCTAACGGTCTTCTGTCCCGTGCGGTCGTCATGATGCAGCGCGAGGTGGCAGATCGCGTCGCAGCCTCGCCGGGAGTTCGCGACTATGGCCTGCTCTCAGCCACTGCTCAGATGAACGCTCAGGTTGAGCACCTCTTCACACTTCCGCCAGGGGCCTTCTCTCCACCGCCGGAAGTCTATTCCACCGTGCTCCGCCTCACCTTTGCCCCGAGGTTTGCGGAACTGAACGTCGACCCCGCAGGCTTCGACCGTTTCCTCAAGCAGAGCTTCGCGCAGAAGCGGAAGACACTGGAAAACAACCTGCGCGCCGCGGGATATCCGCAGGCAGATCTAAGCGCGGCTTGGCCGCTAGATATTTCGCGCCAGATACGGGCAGAATCCCTTGGGCTGGAGGCGATGGCAAGAATCTACCGCACCCTCGCAAAGAAGTGA
- the glgA gene encoding glycogen synthase GlgA, which yields MHIVFAASECAPWAKTGGLADVVSALPKTLVKMGHKVQVYLPYYRQVAKAVPEPSVVLHSVTVPFPSYNRFVRVLDGGNADGVQMYFVDAPELFDRESFYATPSGDYPDNAERFGTFCRAVIEATKVIGVPDIFHVHDWQTAMLAVMLRSIYYFDPMLRHIPAVLTIHNAGYQGTFPPRTMETLLLPWDMFTFEKLEQYDKVNFLKGGIVYSDAITTVSRTYAEEIQTSEFGNGLEDTLRRRSGDLFGILNGADYSEWDPAIDPHIAAHYSVKKLDGKKECRRDLLHALRFENIGDETAVIGVVSRFATQKGIDFIVDIMDRLLKEDVVLVMLGNGEEYYERLLVEMAERYPDKVKVQVKFDNVMAHKIEAGSDIFLMPSRYEPGGLNQIYSLKYGTIPVVRATGGLQDSIDEPPDGGGNGFKFSGYDPNALLDAVQRALAAFRDKKAWKAMMLRAMSQDFSWEKPAEEYVQVYERAIQNRL from the coding sequence ATGCATATTGTTTTTGCGGCATCGGAGTGCGCGCCATGGGCAAAGACGGGCGGTCTGGCCGACGTCGTCAGCGCTTTGCCGAAGACACTGGTCAAGATGGGGCATAAGGTGCAGGTCTATCTGCCGTACTACCGGCAGGTCGCAAAAGCTGTACCGGAGCCTTCAGTTGTGTTGCACAGCGTTACGGTGCCGTTTCCTTCGTACAACCGGTTTGTCCGTGTCCTCGATGGTGGTAATGCGGATGGCGTCCAGATGTACTTTGTGGACGCTCCCGAGCTGTTCGATCGCGAAAGCTTCTATGCAACACCCTCAGGGGATTATCCGGACAACGCAGAGCGCTTCGGAACATTTTGCAGGGCAGTGATCGAAGCGACGAAGGTCATCGGCGTCCCTGATATTTTCCACGTGCACGACTGGCAGACTGCAATGCTGGCAGTCATGCTGCGCTCGATCTACTACTTCGATCCAATGCTGCGCCATATTCCGGCTGTGCTCACAATTCACAACGCTGGGTATCAGGGAACATTTCCCCCCCGCACGATGGAGACGCTACTTCTGCCATGGGACATGTTTACCTTCGAGAAGCTCGAGCAGTACGACAAGGTTAATTTTTTAAAGGGTGGCATTGTCTACTCCGATGCGATTACGACGGTGAGCCGGACGTATGCCGAGGAGATACAGACGTCCGAGTTTGGCAATGGTCTGGAAGATACGCTGCGGAGGCGGTCAGGTGACCTGTTCGGCATTCTCAATGGAGCAGACTACTCGGAGTGGGACCCAGCGATCGATCCGCATATTGCAGCGCATTATTCCGTAAAGAAGCTTGATGGTAAGAAGGAGTGTCGCCGCGACCTGCTACATGCCCTCCGTTTTGAGAATATAGGCGACGAGACCGCAGTGATCGGGGTTGTCTCACGCTTTGCAACGCAGAAGGGGATTGACTTCATCGTCGATATTATGGACCGCCTTCTGAAGGAAGACGTTGTTCTTGTCATGCTTGGCAATGGGGAGGAGTATTACGAGCGGCTGCTGGTTGAGATGGCTGAACGGTATCCCGATAAGGTGAAGGTGCAGGTAAAGTTCGACAATGTCATGGCCCACAAGATCGAGGCAGGATCGGATATCTTCCTGATGCCGTCCCGCTATGAGCCGGGCGGATTGAACCAGATTTACAGTCTCAAGTACGGCACTATTCCTGTTGTCCGCGCTACAGGGGGGCTTCAGGATTCCATCGACGAACCGCCGGATGGCGGTGGCAATGGCTTCAAGTTCTCAGGCTACGATCCGAATGCGCTACTGGACGCCGTGCAGCGTGCGCTGGCGGCATTCCGGGATAAGAAGGCATGGAAGGCGATGATGCTGCGTGCCATGTCGCAGGACTTCTCCTGGGAGAAGCCAGCGGAGGAGTATGTGCAGGTTTACGAACGCGCCATCCAGAACCGCCTTTAG
- a CDS encoding amino acid permease: MQETPSELPRVLNASHATSIVVGIIIGSGIFLVPREMMAAVGSSGMVYAVWIVGGLLSLFGAMTYAEIAAQRPKYGGEYAFIREAYGDLMGFLYMWTWITVAKPASIATIAAGLARVLATFTVFSFLMQPAFANLLWSQVFAIAMTWLITGLNILGTRKSGNVQLALTWLKIVLIVVIAGVCFGAAGSHGSWSNFTTEFTGARGGFSGFMVALIAALWAYDGWSDVTQLAGEIQRPQRSLPLALVGGVAVVGGLYMLTNAAIQYVMPAAAIAAADRPAADALRLIVGKWGEGLVSVGMAVSICATFVGSSLSGARVPFAAAHDGLFFKQLAYVHPKFQTPASALILQAVLSSLLLLAIGRFQALFSLAIFAEWFFYALTASTVFVFRRREPDASRPYSVWGYPVLPLLFIFAAIVLLVFSFADQPRNSVIGTLIILMGIPLHYFLQRKRRVA, translated from the coding sequence ATGCAGGAAACACCGTCTGAGCTTCCCCGCGTTCTAAACGCATCGCACGCGACGTCGATCGTCGTTGGAATCATTATCGGTAGCGGCATCTTTCTTGTTCCGCGCGAGATGATGGCCGCGGTCGGCTCCTCCGGAATGGTCTACGCCGTGTGGATCGTCGGAGGCCTGCTCTCGCTCTTCGGCGCGATGACCTATGCGGAGATCGCAGCGCAACGGCCCAAGTACGGCGGCGAATACGCGTTCATCCGCGAGGCCTACGGCGACCTGATGGGTTTCCTCTACATGTGGACTTGGATCACAGTCGCCAAGCCGGCATCCATCGCAACTATCGCGGCTGGTCTGGCGCGCGTACTGGCCACATTCACTGTATTCAGCTTTCTCATGCAGCCAGCCTTCGCCAACCTGCTTTGGAGCCAGGTCTTTGCCATTGCAATGACATGGCTCATCACCGGCCTGAACATTCTGGGCACGCGCAAATCCGGCAATGTACAACTCGCGCTGACGTGGCTCAAGATCGTCCTGATCGTCGTCATCGCTGGAGTCTGCTTCGGAGCCGCGGGCAGCCACGGTTCCTGGTCCAATTTCACCACCGAGTTCACCGGGGCCCGAGGCGGCTTCTCCGGCTTCATGGTCGCGTTGATCGCCGCGTTGTGGGCCTACGATGGCTGGAGCGATGTCACACAGCTTGCAGGCGAGATACAACGCCCGCAAAGGAGCCTCCCGCTGGCACTGGTAGGAGGCGTAGCCGTTGTGGGCGGTCTCTACATGCTCACCAACGCGGCCATCCAGTACGTGATGCCCGCTGCGGCTATCGCAGCGGCGGACCGCCCTGCCGCCGATGCACTCCGCCTGATCGTAGGCAAGTGGGGCGAAGGCCTCGTCTCTGTGGGAATGGCCGTCAGTATCTGCGCTACCTTTGTCGGCTCGTCGCTCTCAGGGGCGCGGGTGCCTTTCGCCGCAGCGCACGATGGCCTGTTCTTCAAGCAACTTGCCTACGTCCACCCAAAGTTTCAAACTCCGGCTTCGGCACTGATACTGCAAGCAGTCCTCAGCTCGCTGCTGCTTCTTGCCATCGGACGTTTTCAGGCGCTCTTCTCTCTCGCCATCTTTGCGGAGTGGTTTTTCTACGCTCTCACCGCAAGCACCGTCTTTGTCTTTCGCCGCCGCGAGCCGGACGCCAGCCGTCCCTACAGCGTCTGGGGCTACCCTGTACTGCCGCTGTTATTTATTTTTGCCGCAATCGTCCTGCTGGTCTTCTCTTTCGCCGACCAGCCACGCAACTCCGTCATCGGAACCCTCATCATCCTGATGGGTATTCCTCTGCACTACTTCTTACAGAGAAAAAGACGGGTTGCCTAA
- a CDS encoding glycosyltransferase family 39 protein → MATASATARTTVVYSPDPTFHAALRLALAFAVIKLALHIVTNLWEAHIGYGYFRDELYYLICGRHLAWGYVDHGPIVALQARLAETLFGHSLAGIRLLSAAAGAGRVLLTGILAWSLGGRRPAQALAMIGILLAPQYLGLDSFLSMNSFESIFWMGCLLSIIMILRGANEARCWVVFGICGGVGLLNKPSMTFFLLALLVGLLLTPQRRLLFSRWAAIGVGLLIAIALPNLIWQISNHWPTLEFLHNGRIHNKNIKLAPLPFLGKQILNLQPLTILIWIPGLVWLLRNSQAKALRWICYTYLIFLAMMMALYAKDYYVIPIYPVLFAAGGVAWEQRFASRRSVVSNRVFAFPVYEALLIIFGLIVLPLSIPVMQPDAWLRYTKATHLYNATGNTENDSSGPLPQFYADRFGWQEEVDQVTRIYRSLSPEDRSKVGIFGSNYGEASAINFLGRGLPFAVSGHNNYWLWGSHGYTGELMIIINGATPGDMRKFYDSVEVAGRMEHPLSMPFEHRNIYLVRGRKKNLSTDWNDLKFFY, encoded by the coding sequence ATGGCAACTGCCAGCGCAACGGCCAGAACGACAGTTGTATATTCGCCCGACCCCACATTTCATGCAGCGTTACGCCTGGCTCTTGCCTTCGCCGTCATTAAGCTAGCGCTGCATATCGTTACCAACCTCTGGGAAGCGCATATAGGCTATGGCTACTTTCGCGATGAGCTCTATTACCTGATCTGTGGGCGTCACCTGGCGTGGGGATACGTCGATCACGGCCCCATCGTCGCGCTTCAGGCACGTCTGGCGGAGACCCTCTTCGGGCACTCGCTGGCTGGCATCCGTCTGCTCTCGGCGGCTGCCGGAGCAGGACGCGTGCTGCTCACCGGCATCCTTGCCTGGTCACTCGGGGGGCGCCGTCCGGCACAGGCGCTTGCCATGATCGGCATCCTGCTCGCGCCACAGTATCTCGGTCTGGACAGCTTTCTGTCGATGAACTCGTTCGAGTCCATCTTCTGGATGGGATGCCTGCTCTCCATCATCATGATCCTGCGCGGAGCGAATGAGGCCCGATGCTGGGTAGTATTTGGAATCTGCGGCGGAGTCGGACTTCTCAACAAGCCGTCGATGACCTTCTTTTTACTGGCGCTTCTGGTTGGCCTTCTGCTGACTCCACAACGAAGGCTGCTCTTCTCCCGCTGGGCCGCGATCGGAGTGGGACTGCTAATCGCGATCGCTCTGCCAAATTTGATCTGGCAGATCTCGAACCACTGGCCGACGCTCGAGTTCCTCCACAATGGCAGGATCCACAACAAAAACATTAAGCTCGCACCGCTCCCCTTCCTTGGCAAGCAGATTCTCAATCTGCAACCACTGACGATCTTGATTTGGATACCCGGTCTCGTCTGGCTGCTTCGTAACTCTCAGGCCAAGGCCTTGCGCTGGATCTGCTACACCTATCTCATTTTTCTAGCCATGATGATGGCGCTGTATGCGAAGGACTATTACGTCATCCCAATCTACCCTGTGCTGTTTGCCGCGGGCGGTGTCGCGTGGGAGCAGAGGTTTGCCTCCCGGCGTTCGGTCGTATCGAACCGGGTCTTCGCATTTCCTGTATATGAAGCGCTCCTGATCATCTTTGGCCTCATCGTCCTGCCTCTGTCAATTCCCGTCATGCAGCCCGACGCATGGCTCAGGTACACGAAAGCCACACATCTTTACAACGCTACAGGCAATACGGAGAACGACAGCAGCGGCCCTCTTCCACAGTTCTACGCCGATCGCTTCGGCTGGCAGGAGGAGGTCGACCAGGTAACTCGTATCTACCGTTCGCTATCGCCAGAGGACCGCTCTAAAGTCGGCATCTTCGGGTCCAATTACGGAGAAGCCAGCGCGATCAATTTTCTTGGCCGGGGTCTGCCCTTTGCCGTCAGTGGCCATAACAACTATTGGCTGTGGGGATCACATGGCTACACAGGAGAATTGATGATCATCATTAATGGTGCTACTCCCGGCGACATGCGTAAGTTCTATGACTCGGTCGAAGTCGCAGGTCGCATGGAGCACCCTCTGTCGATGCCGTTTGAACACCGCAATATCTACCTTGTGCGTGGCCGAAAGAAGAATCTCTCTACCGACTGGAACGACCTGAAGTTCTTCTACTAG
- a CDS encoding neutral zinc metallopeptidase, whose translation MDWTPGGGLSSDVEDRRGSSGGGGFGGGGLGIVGIIFLLVISLITGRNYIGSYLAGGGHVATTSSDRPATASPAEDRSAQLVSFVLDDVQKTWEQVLPEQTRQPYRHAKLVLFRDYTQSGCGVAQSQTGPFYCPADEKVYIDLGFWDELRRIGGSTADFAQAYVIAHELGHHVQNLLGIERQMRQLTARNPSQQNPLSVKLELQADCLAGVWAHTAAQRGIVHEADVQDGLSAAAAVGDDHIQKMSRRAVSPESFTHGTSAQRQSWFTKGLQQGDVSACNTFQNGVGDSY comes from the coding sequence ATGGATTGGACACCGGGTGGTGGGCTTAGCAGCGATGTCGAGGATCGGCGCGGTTCTTCGGGCGGCGGCGGTTTCGGCGGTGGTGGGCTCGGAATCGTCGGCATTATCTTCTTGCTCGTTATCAGCCTGATTACGGGCCGCAATTACATCGGCAGCTATCTTGCCGGTGGAGGGCATGTCGCCACGACATCAAGTGACAGGCCTGCGACGGCGTCTCCGGCCGAAGACCGTTCAGCGCAGCTTGTCTCGTTTGTGCTCGACGATGTGCAGAAGACATGGGAGCAGGTGCTGCCCGAACAGACGAGACAGCCATACCGTCATGCAAAGCTGGTATTGTTTCGCGACTACACGCAATCCGGCTGCGGTGTCGCCCAGTCTCAGACTGGGCCGTTCTATTGCCCGGCCGACGAGAAGGTCTACATCGACCTCGGCTTCTGGGACGAGCTGCGGCGCATCGGTGGCAGCACGGCAGACTTCGCGCAGGCTTATGTGATCGCACACGAGCTAGGCCATCACGTGCAGAACCTTCTCGGCATCGAGCGGCAGATGCGCCAGCTTACTGCCCGGAATCCGTCGCAGCAAAATCCGCTGTCCGTGAAGCTGGAGCTGCAAGCGGACTGTTTGGCTGGCGTATGGGCGCATACCGCGGCGCAACGCGGTATTGTCCATGAAGCCGATGTGCAGGATGGCCTGAGCGCTGCTGCAGCAGTAGGCGATGACCATATACAGAAGATGTCTCGCCGCGCAGTCAGCCCGGAGAGTTTCACGCATGGCACCTCCGCGCAGCGGCAAAGCTGGTTTACGAAAGGTTTGCAGCAGGGTGATGTTAGTGCCTGCAATACATTCCAGAATGGCGTTGGCGATAGTTATTGA
- a CDS encoding CHASE3 domain-containing protein: MNLSQFNRILQQALLLPVIALLLTAGALYWQMRGANETVGIIQTTDARIAQASLVAKLIIDEESGLRGFETTGDERFLQPFNDAGNRLPSEFEKLAALTGTDSEQRYNVEDLRNEHQTWRDAFALPIISLVRAGGHTNDVNLNLYGKSLMDQVRQDIDSITQHAEARRTVRIAQWQRQVRNMLEALIAIALGMGVLIGLFMRSRLHAVSSAYRSSLEILGRRAEEIFQSEQRLRTTLDSIGDGVVTCDASGRIQMMNPVAAEMTGWSQADAVGLPLEDVYHIADEHTREPLETPVAKVMRLKTVVGLASNTALIRKDGTQILIAHSGAPVRDQTGETVGVVLVFRDITMERRTQEALLANEKLAVAGRLAATIAHEIHNPLDSVSNLLYLMKNGVTEEEFEQFIDMAERELARVTQISRAMLGLYRESKAPVAVDLQQILKEILLLMEHRFQELGVTVNSDIPRPIVVDAFPAELRQVFTNLITNAAEAADSGGEVRISASALPAGINSAGHKMPPGALIIIADNGKGISDDVRPHLFQPFFTTKGERGTGLGLWVSRGIIHKHGGTIDLASDTGESAHGTVVSVFLAEKPAINTNVA, translated from the coding sequence GTGAATCTTAGCCAGTTCAATAGAATTCTTCAGCAAGCGCTTCTTCTTCCGGTCATTGCGCTCCTGCTGACTGCCGGCGCGCTCTACTGGCAGATGCGTGGTGCGAATGAGACCGTCGGCATCATTCAGACGACGGATGCGCGCATAGCGCAGGCCAGTCTCGTCGCTAAACTCATCATCGACGAAGAGTCCGGCCTGCGGGGTTTTGAAACAACTGGCGACGAACGTTTCCTCCAACCGTTTAATGATGCGGGAAACCGTCTGCCCTCCGAGTTTGAAAAGCTGGCGGCCCTTACCGGCACAGACTCTGAGCAACGGTATAACGTCGAAGACCTTCGCAACGAACATCAGACATGGCGCGATGCCTTTGCGCTGCCGATCATCTCGCTGGTCCGTGCAGGCGGCCATACCAACGATGTCAATCTCAACCTCTATGGCAAGAGCCTGATGGACCAGGTCAGGCAGGACATCGACTCGATTACTCAGCATGCCGAGGCCAGACGCACGGTTCGTATTGCGCAGTGGCAGAGACAAGTGCGCAACATGCTGGAGGCGCTGATTGCCATTGCTCTAGGCATGGGAGTCCTGATTGGCCTGTTCATGCGCAGCCGCCTCCACGCCGTATCCTCGGCCTATCGAAGCTCGCTTGAAATTCTTGGCCGCAGGGCCGAGGAGATCTTCCAGTCCGAGCAGCGCCTGCGAACCACACTCGATTCAATCGGCGATGGCGTCGTCACCTGCGACGCCTCCGGCCGTATCCAGATGATGAACCCCGTTGCCGCGGAGATGACTGGGTGGTCACAAGCTGACGCAGTCGGTCTTCCACTTGAGGATGTGTATCACATCGCCGACGAACATACTCGCGAGCCCCTGGAGACGCCCGTTGCCAAGGTCATGCGTCTGAAAACCGTCGTCGGACTGGCCAGTAATACGGCCCTCATCCGAAAAGACGGGACACAGATATTGATTGCACACAGCGGCGCTCCCGTCCGCGATCAGACCGGAGAGACCGTCGGCGTCGTGCTCGTCTTCCGCGACATCACCATGGAACGCCGGACCCAGGAGGCCCTTCTCGCCAATGAGAAGCTGGCGGTTGCCGGACGCCTGGCTGCCACCATTGCACACGAGATCCATAACCCGCTGGACTCTGTCTCCAACCTGCTCTACCTGATGAAAAACGGCGTCACGGAAGAGGAGTTCGAGCAGTTTATCGACATGGCAGAACGTGAGCTCGCCCGTGTGACACAGATCAGCCGAGCCATGCTCGGGCTCTATCGTGAATCGAAGGCTCCGGTTGCGGTTGACCTCCAGCAGATACTCAAGGAGATTCTTCTGCTGATGGAGCATCGCTTTCAGGAGCTTGGCGTTACCGTCAACTCCGACATTCCCCGGCCAATTGTTGTCGATGCCTTCCCGGCGGAGTTGCGGCAGGTCTTTACGAATCTCATTACGAATGCCGCTGAAGCCGCGGACTCCGGGGGCGAGGTTCGAATCAGCGCCTCTGCCTTGCCCGCCGGAATCAACAGTGCCGGACACAAGATGCCGCCAGGAGCGCTCATCATCATCGCCGACAACGGCAAGGGCATCTCCGACGATGTACGGCCGCATCTCTTTCAGCCCTTCTTCACCACGAAGGGGGAGCGCGGCACCGGGCTGGGGCTTTGGGTCAGCCGCGGTATCATCCACAAACACGGTGGGACGATCGACCTCGCAAGCGATACGGGCGAATCGGCGCACGGTACCGTGGTCAGTGTCTTCCTTGCCGAAAAGCCGGCGATCAACACAAACGTTGCCTAG
- a CDS encoding response regulator translates to MTQTSHLILCVDDELIGLRVRKVLLERAGYRVLTAMDGASGLRIFESEPVEAVVLDYSMPGMHGGEVAGRMRQIKPAIPILLLSAYLGLPAEVTSLVNLYMTKGEGAPVLLSKLEALFQPTNTP, encoded by the coding sequence ATGACACAAACCTCGCACCTTATTCTTTGCGTGGATGACGAACTGATCGGGCTCAGGGTCCGGAAGGTTCTGCTGGAACGCGCTGGCTACCGGGTACTTACAGCCATGGACGGGGCTTCAGGGCTGCGTATCTTCGAAAGCGAACCAGTGGAAGCCGTTGTCCTTGATTACTCCATGCCCGGGATGCACGGCGGCGAAGTGGCTGGCCGCATGCGCCAGATCAAACCGGCCATCCCAATCCTCCTCCTGTCCGCATATCTTGGTTTACCGGCCGAAGTGACCTCCCTGGTCAATCTCTACATGACCAAGGGCGAGGGCGCGCCAGTACTTTTGAGCAAGCTGGAAGCTCTTTTTCAGCCGACGAATACGCCCTGA
- a CDS encoding response regulator transcription factor: protein MNQTIFVLEDEADISRLVQYHLESAGFTVRPYLTASQIISDAERQPPSLFLLDIMVPGGDGLDLCRRLRQNPTLSVVPIIFLTARAAESDRVHGLELGADDYITKPFGTRELVARVKAVLRRFERPTAPSVVRFEDVEIDAGAMQLRVKGELVTTTATEFRLLDYLARHPGRVFSRDHLLDAVWGDARFVTPRSVDVYVRRIREKIEDDAETPRYLKTMRGAGYRFEIPKTAQIPA from the coding sequence TTGAATCAGACGATCTTTGTACTGGAAGACGAAGCGGATATCTCCCGGCTGGTGCAGTATCACCTGGAGAGCGCCGGGTTTACTGTTCGCCCCTATCTCACGGCCAGCCAGATCATCTCGGATGCCGAACGGCAGCCTCCATCCTTATTCTTGCTGGACATTATGGTGCCAGGGGGCGACGGGCTGGATCTATGCCGGCGCCTCAGACAGAATCCAACGCTGAGCGTGGTTCCCATCATCTTTCTCACCGCGCGGGCTGCAGAAAGCGACCGGGTGCACGGTCTCGAACTGGGGGCTGACGATTACATCACCAAGCCCTTTGGAACACGCGAACTGGTTGCGCGCGTCAAGGCAGTTCTGCGCCGGTTCGAGCGCCCGACGGCCCCTTCGGTCGTCCGGTTTGAAGATGTGGAGATCGACGCCGGAGCCATGCAACTTCGGGTAAAGGGCGAGCTGGTAACGACGACGGCGACAGAATTCCGCCTGCTGGACTACCTGGCGCGTCATCCGGGACGAGTGTTCAGCCGAGATCACCTTCTGGACGCGGTATGGGGCGATGCGCGCTTTGTCACACCACGCTCGGTCGACGTTTATGTCCGTAGGATTCGCGAGAAGATTGAAGACGATGCAGAGACGCCGCGTTATCTTAAGACCATGCGCGGGGCGGGCTACCGTTTCGAGATACCAAAGACGGCCCAGATTCCGGCATAG